The sequence below is a genomic window from Haloferax mediterranei ATCC 33500.
GGTGATGGCCGCGATGTTACCGCCGCTTTTCAGCGCCTCGGTGAGCTCTTCTTCCCACGCCGACCGCGAGAGGTCGGTCCAGCGGTAGTACGTGTAGGCTGCGGCGAGCGCGGCGACGGTGAGCGCGACGTTCTTGTCGCCGATGAACGCGATAAACGGCCTGACCTGTTCGACCATCGGCGCCACGCCTTCGAGGGCGTTGGCGACGGTGAGCGAGCCGACGAGCGCGACGGCGATGACGATAGGCGCAGTGGCTTCGAGGAAGCTCGGCAGCGACGACACGTCGCGCTGGGCGCGCTCCTGCAGTTCGTCCGTGGTCGTCCCCATCGCATCGCGGAGCGGGATGTCGATGCGGCGGTTAATCCAGCGACCGTAGACGAGTCCCCCCATCGTGGCCGACGGGACGGCGACGGTGACGCCGATGAGCATCGTGGTGCCGATGTCGGCCCCGATTTCGCTGGCGACCGCGAGCGGGCCGGGCGTCGGCGGGATGAACACGTGAGCCGTGGCAGCGCCGGCCCCGACGACGACGAGGTAGAGCGCGTAGTTGTCGCCCATCCGCGCCCGCATCGAACGTGCGAGTGGTGCCATCAGGTAGAAGACGCTGTCGAAGAAGACGGGGATGGCGAGGACCGTACTGCTCCCCCACAGCGCGATATCGCTATTGTCTTTCCCGACGAGAGACTGGAACGACCGGACAATTCGCTGGGCGGAGCCGCTTTCAAGCATCGACTTCCCGATGATTGCAGCCATCAGGATGGGGATGCCGATTCCGGCCATCCCATCCCCGAATGCCGTCGCCGTCTTCGTCGCCGCCTGAGCGAGTGTGAAGTCGGGGACGAACGCCGCGTTGACGAGTCCGACCGCGAACGCGGCTATCGCTAACCCGACGAAGGCAGGGAGGTCCAAGACGACGAGGAGAAGCACGACTAGTGCGAGTCCGACTACGAACGTCAAAAGTGGGCTCTGTGCGAATTCGAGTACCATGTGCGGGACAGTGTCCCAATCACGGGTAGAAAATGATTACTATTTGTTGTATACATGATTTTTATTAACTAGTATTATATTATTATTCTAATTGACCGCAAGCATCAGATATCGTGCGTTCAAAACCGCCTGTCGGGGTCTTCCCGGGTTGTTGACGCCTGTAGACGAGACACTCGCTCTCACCACGACGGGCACTTCACTGACCAGATCGTTTCCCGATCTCTGAGAGAGTAACCGCTAGTCCGCACTGGATGAGCATATTCATGTACAACAAACACGACCCAAAACCGTTTTTGCACATCACCACGCATCGTCACCCGATGACCACCTACACCGCGACGGTGACGGTGCGCCTCAAGCGTGGCGTGCTCGACCCGGAGGCGGAGACGACGAAGCGCGCACTGGAACGACTCGGGTTCGAACTCGACGCGTTGCGCTTCACCGAACGGTACGAAGTCGACCTCGACGCGTCGGGTGCCGACGAGGCCGCCGACCGCGCCGACGAGATGGCCGAACGCTTACTGGCGAACCCGACCATCCACGACTACGAGGTCGAGGTCGCAGAGGCTTGAGATGATTGCAGTTGTGCAGTTCGGCGGGTCGAACTGCGACCGAGACGCCGTGCGCGCGCTGGAGGACCTCGGGTTCGAAGCCGAGCGCGTCTGGCACGAAGACCAACTACCGGAAGAAACGACGGGTATCATGCTCCCCGGTGGGTTCTCCTACGGCGACTACCTGCGCGGTGGTGCGATGGCCGCACGCTCGCCCATCATGAAGACTGTCCGCGAGGCTGTCGACGACGACCTCCCCGTCCTCGGCGTCTGCAACGGCGCGCAGGTCGGCTGTGAGTCCGGTCTCACGCCCGGCGCGTTCACGACGAATGCGAGCGCTCGATTCCAGTGTGAACACGTCTATCTGCGCGTCGAAAACGCCGACACGCCGTGGACCGAAGCATACGAGGAAGGCGACGTCATCGAACTGCCCATCGCACACGGCGAAGGGCGATTCGAAATCGACGACGAAGGCTACGAAGAACTCGAGTCGGAAGACCGCATTCTGTTTCGGTACTGTGACGAAGACGGGAACATCACCGACGAGGCGAACCCTAACGGCTCGCGCGGAAATGTCGCCGGAATCCTCGGTGCGTCCGAGTCAGTGGCAGTGCTGATGCCGCACCCTGAGCGGGCATCGCTCCCGAACCTCGGCAATACCGACGGTCGTGGCGTGCTTGCGGGCTTCGACGGCTGACTGCGATAAAGAGACCGTCCGCTGCGGTGGCGGGCGGTACGGGGTCGGTTGGGCGAATGTAGCGGCGTACAC
It includes:
- the purQ gene encoding phosphoribosylformylglycinamidine synthase I gives rise to the protein MIAVVQFGGSNCDRDAVRALEDLGFEAERVWHEDQLPEETTGIMLPGGFSYGDYLRGGAMAARSPIMKTVREAVDDDLPVLGVCNGAQVGCESGLTPGAFTTNASARFQCEHVYLRVENADTPWTEAYEEGDVIELPIAHGEGRFEIDDEGYEELESEDRILFRYCDEDGNITDEANPNGSRGNVAGILGASESVAVLMPHPERASLPNLGNTDGRGVLAGFDG
- a CDS encoding GntP family permease, which encodes MVLEFAQSPLLTFVVGLALVVLLLVVLDLPAFVGLAIAAFAVGLVNAAFVPDFTLAQAATKTATAFGDGMAGIGIPILMAAIIGKSMLESGSAQRIVRSFQSLVGKDNSDIALWGSSTVLAIPVFFDSVFYLMAPLARSMRARMGDNYALYLVVVGAGAATAHVFIPPTPGPLAVASEIGADIGTTMLIGVTVAVPSATMGGLVYGRWINRRIDIPLRDAMGTTTDELQERAQRDVSSLPSFLEATAPIVIAVALVGSLTVANALEGVAPMVEQVRPFIAFIGDKNVALTVAALAAAYTYYRWTDLSRSAWEEELTEALKSGGNIAAITSMGGAFGALLAASGIGPYIANGLEGFGIPLLVTAWLIAAIVRVAQGSATAAMLTAAGIMAPLTGQLPVHTAYLVMVIGAGGNICSWYNDSGFWLVKEIGGLTQAETLKTWTALTTIISVTGLVVVLVVSTVFPLS
- the purS gene encoding phosphoribosylformylglycinamidine synthase subunit PurS; protein product: MTTYTATVTVRLKRGVLDPEAETTKRALERLGFELDALRFTERYEVDLDASGADEAADRADEMAERLLANPTIHDYEVEVAEA